One Odocoileus virginianus isolate 20LAN1187 ecotype Illinois chromosome 6, Ovbor_1.2, whole genome shotgun sequence DNA segment encodes these proteins:
- the CHMP4A gene encoding charged multivesicular body protein 4a — protein MSGLGRLFGRGKKEKAPTPEEAIQKLKETEKILIKKQEFLEQKIEQELQTAKKHGTKNKRAALQALRRKKRLEQQLAQTDGTLSTLEFQREAIENATTNAEVLRTMELASQGLKKAYQDMDIDKVDELMADITEQQEVAQQISDAISRPVGFGDDVDEDELLEELEELEREELAQELLDVGDKEEEPPVTLPSVPATHLPAEPAPKADEDEAALKQLAEWVS, from the exons ATGAGTGGGCTTGGCCGGCTGTTCGGGAGGG GAAAGAAGGAGAAGGCACCAACCCCTGAAGAGGCAATACAGAAACTGAAGGAGACGGAGAAGATACTGATCAAGAAACAGGAATTTCTGGAGCAGAAGATTGAACAGGAGCTACAAACTGCCAAGAAGCATGGGACCAAGAACAAGAGAG CCGCCCTACAGGCTTTGCGGAGGAAGAAAAGGTTGGAACAGCAGCTGGCACAAACCGACGGGACATTATCCACCCTGGAGTTTCAGCGTGAGGCCATTGAGAATGCCACCACCAATGCAGAAGTGCTTCGTACCATGGAGCTTGCTTCCCAAGGCTTGAAGAAGGCCTACCAGGACAT GGACATTGACAAGGTAGATGAACTGATGGCTGACATCACAGAACAACAGGAGGTGGCCCAGCAGATCTCAGATGCCATTTCTCGGCCTGTGGGCTTTGGAGATGACGTGGATGAG GATGAACtgctggaggagctggaggagctggagcGGGAGGAACTGGCCCAAGAGCTGTTAGACGTGGGTGACAAGGAGGAGGAGCCCCCAGTCACACTGCCCAGTGTACCCGCTACACATCTGCCTGCAGAGCCAG CTCCCAAAGCGGATGAAGATGAAGCAGCCCTAAAGCAGCTGGCTGAGTGGGTGTCCTGA
- the TSSK4 gene encoding testis-specific serine/threonine-protein kinase 4 isoform X1 encodes MGKGDVEAPPTSAYRSVMEEYGYEVGKVIGNGSYGTVYEAYYTKQKVMVAVKIISKKKASEDYLNKFLPREIQVMKVLRHKHLINFYQAIETTSRVYIILELAQGGDVLEWIQRYGACSEPLAGKWFSQLTLGIAYLHSKGIVHRLSAAGRDLKLENLLLDKRENVKISDFGFAKMVPSNQSVRNSPSYRQVNCFSHLSQTYCGSFAYACPEILLGLPYNPFLSDTWSMGVILYTLVVARLPFDDTNLKKLLKETQKEVTFPPNYAISQECKNLVLQTLRQANKRATILDIIKDPWVLKFQPEQPTHEIRLLEAMCQPPSTTNRHQSLEIST; translated from the exons ATGGGGAAGGGAGACGTGGAAGCACCACCCACCTCGGCCTACCGCTCTGTCATGGAGGAGTATGGTTACGAAGTGGGCAAAGTCATTGGCAATGGCTCCTATGGGACAGTGTATGAGGCTTACTACACAAAGCAGAAGGTCATGGTGGCCGTCAAGATCATCTCGAAGAAGAAGGCCTCTGAGGACTATCTTAACAAGTTCCTGCCCCGTGAGATACAG GTGATGAAGGTCCTGCGGCACAAGCATCTCATCAACTTCTATCAGGCCATCGAGACCACATCCCGGGTCTACATCATCCTGGAGCTGGCTCAGGGTGGTGACGTTCTTGAGTGGATCCAGCGCTACGGGGCCTGCTCTGAGCCCCTTGCTGGAAAGTGGTTCTCCCAGCTGACCCTGGGCATCGCCTACCTTCACAGCAAAGGCATCGTGCACCG CCTTTCTGCTGCTGGTAGGGACTTAAAGTTGGAGAACCTGCTGCTGGACAAGCGGGAGAATGTGAAGATATCGGACTTTGGCTTCGCCAAGATGGTGCCTTCTAACCAGTCTGTGCGGAATAGCCCTTCCTACCGCCAAGTGAACTGCTTCAGCCACCTCAGCCAGACCTACTGTGGCAGCTTTGCTTATGCCTGCCCGGAGATCTTGCTTGGCTTGCCCTACAACCCCTTCCTGTCTGACACCTGGAGCATGGGCGTCATCCTCTACACTCTAGTGGTCGCCCGTCTACCCTTTGATGACACCAATCTCAAGAAGCTGCTGAAAGAGACTCAGAAGGAGGTCACTTTTCCACCTAACTATGCCATCTCCCAGGAGTGCAAG AACCTGGTCCTCCAGACGCTACGCCAAGCCAACAAGCGTGCCACCATCCTGGACATCATCAAGGATCCCTGGGTGCTGAAGTTCCAGCCTGAGCAACCCACCCATGAGATCAGGCTACTCGAGGCCATGTGCCAGCCCCCCAGCACCACTAATCGTCACCAGTCCTTGGAAATCAGTACCTGA
- the TSSK4 gene encoding testis-specific serine/threonine-protein kinase 4 isoform X2: MGKGDVEAPPTSAYRSVMEEYGYEVGKVIGNGSYGTVYEAYYTKQKVMVAVKIISKKKASEDYLNKFLPREIQVMKVLRHKHLINFYQAIETTSRVYIILELAQGGDVLEWIQRYGACSEPLAGKWFSQLTLGIAYLHSKGIVHRDLKLENLLLDKRENVKISDFGFAKMVPSNQSVRNSPSYRQVNCFSHLSQTYCGSFAYACPEILLGLPYNPFLSDTWSMGVILYTLVVARLPFDDTNLKKLLKETQKEVTFPPNYAISQECKNLVLQTLRQANKRATILDIIKDPWVLKFQPEQPTHEIRLLEAMCQPPSTTNRHQSLEIST; the protein is encoded by the exons ATGGGGAAGGGAGACGTGGAAGCACCACCCACCTCGGCCTACCGCTCTGTCATGGAGGAGTATGGTTACGAAGTGGGCAAAGTCATTGGCAATGGCTCCTATGGGACAGTGTATGAGGCTTACTACACAAAGCAGAAGGTCATGGTGGCCGTCAAGATCATCTCGAAGAAGAAGGCCTCTGAGGACTATCTTAACAAGTTCCTGCCCCGTGAGATACAG GTGATGAAGGTCCTGCGGCACAAGCATCTCATCAACTTCTATCAGGCCATCGAGACCACATCCCGGGTCTACATCATCCTGGAGCTGGCTCAGGGTGGTGACGTTCTTGAGTGGATCCAGCGCTACGGGGCCTGCTCTGAGCCCCTTGCTGGAAAGTGGTTCTCCCAGCTGACCCTGGGCATCGCCTACCTTCACAGCAAAGGCATCGTGCACCG GGACTTAAAGTTGGAGAACCTGCTGCTGGACAAGCGGGAGAATGTGAAGATATCGGACTTTGGCTTCGCCAAGATGGTGCCTTCTAACCAGTCTGTGCGGAATAGCCCTTCCTACCGCCAAGTGAACTGCTTCAGCCACCTCAGCCAGACCTACTGTGGCAGCTTTGCTTATGCCTGCCCGGAGATCTTGCTTGGCTTGCCCTACAACCCCTTCCTGTCTGACACCTGGAGCATGGGCGTCATCCTCTACACTCTAGTGGTCGCCCGTCTACCCTTTGATGACACCAATCTCAAGAAGCTGCTGAAAGAGACTCAGAAGGAGGTCACTTTTCCACCTAACTATGCCATCTCCCAGGAGTGCAAG AACCTGGTCCTCCAGACGCTACGCCAAGCCAACAAGCGTGCCACCATCCTGGACATCATCAAGGATCCCTGGGTGCTGAAGTTCCAGCCTGAGCAACCCACCCATGAGATCAGGCTACTCGAGGCCATGTGCCAGCCCCCCAGCACCACTAATCGTCACCAGTCCTTGGAAATCAGTACCTGA
- the TSSK4 gene encoding testis-specific serine/threonine-protein kinase 4 isoform X4, translating into MGKGDVEAPPTSAYRSVMEEYGYEVGKVIGNGSYGTVYEAYYTKQKVMVAVKIISKKKASEDYLNKFLPREIQVMKVLRHKHLINFYQAIETTSRVYIILELAQGGDVLEWIQRYGACSEPLAGKWFSQLTLGIAYLHSKGIVHRDLKLENLLLDKRENVKISDFGFAKMVPSNQSVRNSPSYRQVNCFSHLSQTYCGSFAYACPEILLGLPYNPFLSDTWSMGVILYTLVVARLPFDDTNLKKLLKETQKEVTFPPNYAISQECKVRLRIACVAQ; encoded by the exons ATGGGGAAGGGAGACGTGGAAGCACCACCCACCTCGGCCTACCGCTCTGTCATGGAGGAGTATGGTTACGAAGTGGGCAAAGTCATTGGCAATGGCTCCTATGGGACAGTGTATGAGGCTTACTACACAAAGCAGAAGGTCATGGTGGCCGTCAAGATCATCTCGAAGAAGAAGGCCTCTGAGGACTATCTTAACAAGTTCCTGCCCCGTGAGATACAG GTGATGAAGGTCCTGCGGCACAAGCATCTCATCAACTTCTATCAGGCCATCGAGACCACATCCCGGGTCTACATCATCCTGGAGCTGGCTCAGGGTGGTGACGTTCTTGAGTGGATCCAGCGCTACGGGGCCTGCTCTGAGCCCCTTGCTGGAAAGTGGTTCTCCCAGCTGACCCTGGGCATCGCCTACCTTCACAGCAAAGGCATCGTGCACCG GGACTTAAAGTTGGAGAACCTGCTGCTGGACAAGCGGGAGAATGTGAAGATATCGGACTTTGGCTTCGCCAAGATGGTGCCTTCTAACCAGTCTGTGCGGAATAGCCCTTCCTACCGCCAAGTGAACTGCTTCAGCCACCTCAGCCAGACCTACTGTGGCAGCTTTGCTTATGCCTGCCCGGAGATCTTGCTTGGCTTGCCCTACAACCCCTTCCTGTCTGACACCTGGAGCATGGGCGTCATCCTCTACACTCTAGTGGTCGCCCGTCTACCCTTTGATGACACCAATCTCAAGAAGCTGCTGAAAGAGACTCAGAAGGAGGTCACTTTTCCACCTAACTATGCCATCTCCCAGGAGTGCAAG GTCCGGCTGCGCATTGCCTGTGTGGCACAGTAG
- the TSSK4 gene encoding testis-specific serine/threonine-protein kinase 4 isoform X3, with the protein MGKGDVEAPPTSAYRSVMEEYGYEVGKVIGNGSYGTVYEAYYTKQKVMVAVKIISKKKASEDYLNKFLPREIQVMKVLRHKHLINFYQAIETTSRVYIILELAQGGDVLEWIQRYGACSEPLAGKWFSQLTLGIAYLHSKGIVHRLSAAGRDLKLENLLLDKRENVKISDFGFAKMVPSNQSVRNSPSYRQVNCFSHLSQTYCGSFAYACPEILLGLPYNPFLSDTWSMGVILYTLVVARLPFDDTNLKKLLKETQKEVTFPPNYAISQECKVRLRIACVAQ; encoded by the exons ATGGGGAAGGGAGACGTGGAAGCACCACCCACCTCGGCCTACCGCTCTGTCATGGAGGAGTATGGTTACGAAGTGGGCAAAGTCATTGGCAATGGCTCCTATGGGACAGTGTATGAGGCTTACTACACAAAGCAGAAGGTCATGGTGGCCGTCAAGATCATCTCGAAGAAGAAGGCCTCTGAGGACTATCTTAACAAGTTCCTGCCCCGTGAGATACAG GTGATGAAGGTCCTGCGGCACAAGCATCTCATCAACTTCTATCAGGCCATCGAGACCACATCCCGGGTCTACATCATCCTGGAGCTGGCTCAGGGTGGTGACGTTCTTGAGTGGATCCAGCGCTACGGGGCCTGCTCTGAGCCCCTTGCTGGAAAGTGGTTCTCCCAGCTGACCCTGGGCATCGCCTACCTTCACAGCAAAGGCATCGTGCACCG CCTTTCTGCTGCTGGTAGGGACTTAAAGTTGGAGAACCTGCTGCTGGACAAGCGGGAGAATGTGAAGATATCGGACTTTGGCTTCGCCAAGATGGTGCCTTCTAACCAGTCTGTGCGGAATAGCCCTTCCTACCGCCAAGTGAACTGCTTCAGCCACCTCAGCCAGACCTACTGTGGCAGCTTTGCTTATGCCTGCCCGGAGATCTTGCTTGGCTTGCCCTACAACCCCTTCCTGTCTGACACCTGGAGCATGGGCGTCATCCTCTACACTCTAGTGGTCGCCCGTCTACCCTTTGATGACACCAATCTCAAGAAGCTGCTGAAAGAGACTCAGAAGGAGGTCACTTTTCCACCTAACTATGCCATCTCCCAGGAGTGCAAG GTCCGGCTGCGCATTGCCTGTGTGGCACAGTAG